The Deltaproteobacteria bacterium genome segment GCAAAAGACGAAAAAAGCTGTTGTTACGGAAGCGCTTCAGGAGTATATACAGCGGCATAAGCAGATGAAAATTCTGGATCTCTTCGGCAAGGTAGATATTGATCCTGATTATGATTACAAGAAGCAGCGCAATCTGAAGTGAAAGTCCTCGTCGATACATCCATATGGTCTCTGGCGCTTCGAAGAAAAGAAAGCGCTTATGATCCCCTTGTAAGGGAACTGGAAGAACTTATCAGGGAGTTCAGGGTCCACATAATAGGCCCCGTTCGCCAGGAGATTCTTTCAGGAATAAGGTCAAAAGAGCAGTTTGAAAATTTAA includes the following:
- a CDS encoding type II toxin-antitoxin system VapB family antitoxin; this encodes MPTNLAIDDKLISEARELGGQKTKKAVVTEALQEYIQRHKQMKILDLFGKVDIDPDYDYKKQRNLK